A single region of the Triplophysa dalaica isolate WHDGS20190420 chromosome 15, ASM1584641v1, whole genome shotgun sequence genome encodes:
- the haus2 gene encoding HAUS augmin-like complex subunit 2, with product MNPWDPNIYTVTPAAKILARCVAKGTMTQEELKAVPQESEVFSSSLLEVDQLNRIKQDLDQTNLDLDLLKLERDGADVTHSHYLSQRFSSLQQFTSHLQDVLREQTVLRERLTKPLCQQNLPIQADLKRYVVELMGMVVEFIQNLEVKIKMVRAIPTTEDSLSSLNNGMTQLLAQVTEVENLYKQVLKRRSQPQINDEDGSVDKAY from the exons ATGAATCCGTGGGACCCCAATATTTACACAGTAACACCTGCTGCTAAGATTTTAGCCAGATGTGTAGCCAAAGGCACCATGACACAG GAGGAACTTAAAGCTGTTCCACAAGAGTCTGAAGTTTTTTCTTCATCTTTACTTGAGGTTGACCAGCTGAACAGAATCAAACAAGATCTTGATCAG ACAAATTTGGATTTAGACTTGCTGAAGTTGGAAAGAGATGGAGCGGATGTAACTCACAGCCATTATCTCA GCCAAAGATTTTCTTCCTTGCAACAGTTCACATCTCACCTTCAGGATGTTTTGCGAGAACAGACAGTCCTGCGAGAACGACTCACGAAACCATTGTGTCAGCAGAATCTGCCCATTCAGGCTGATCTTAAGAG ATATGTGGTAGAACTGATGGGGATGGTAGTGGAGTTCATTCAGAACTTGGAAGTAAAAATTAAGATGGTTCGAGCAATTCCAACCACTGAGGATTCCCTGAGCAGTTTG AATAATGGCATGACTCAACTACTGGCTCAGGTCACTGAAGTTGAGAATCTGTACAAGCAAGTTCTTAAGAGACGGAGTCAGCCACAGATCAACGATGAAGATGGGTCAGTTGATAAAGCatattaa
- the adprs gene encoding ADP-ribosylhydrolase ARH3 — MSAAARVAAPPVMLLSRFRGALVGAVLGDCIGGEFEGAVDVPLDRVLQHLGALEDDTWGDGILQYSDDTAMMRCVADSLLTRAEFDELDMARRFASEYKLAPGRGYGSGVIQVLRKLASPHLKDVFQPAKAQFGGRGSFGNGGAMRAAPFALAFRHIADVREFSRLGATLTHSCSLGYNGAILQALAVHLSLQGALALPSNFIDRLISEMEQLEKEETAQLDAKALNLSELPYCDRLQRVKELMERNSVSIEEVISELGNGIAALQSVPTAIFCVLHCLEPREGLPEQFGGLEMTIAYSLALGGDTDTIACMAGAIAGAHYGIETIPQSWQKSCEGVEEADALAKRLYSLYTTQCGEDRGIASCNNNQPHTHAGHHRTTKTD; from the exons atgtcAGCTGCGGCGCGTGTAGCAGCACCCCCGGTGATGTTGTTGTCCCGGTTCCGCGGCGCTCTAGTCGGTGCTGTTTTGGGAGATTGCATAGGCGGTGAATTTGAAGGTGCTGTGGATGTCCCTTTAGATCGGGTTCTCCAGCATCTCGGTGCATTGGAAGATGACACATGGGGCGATG GAATTCTTCAGTATAGTGACGACACAGCCATGATGCGGTGCGTTGCTGATTCACTTCTGACCAGGGCAGAGTTTGATGAACTAGACATGGCCCGAAG GTTCGCAAGCGAGTACAAGCTTGCTCCAGGGCGTGGTTACGGCTCAGGTGTTATACAGGTACTGCGAAAGCTTGCATCGCCCCATCTGAAGGATGTCTTCCAGCCTGCAAAAGCTCAGTTCGGTGGCCGTGGATCTTTCGGCAATGGGGGTGCAATGAGAGCTGCACCTTTTGCCCTGGCATTCAGACATATAGCTGATGTGCGGGAG TTTTCACGGCTTGGCGCAACGCTAACACACTCCTGCTCTTTGGGCTACAACGGGGCAATATTGCAGGCCCTTGCCGTCCATCTCTCTCTCCAAGGGGCTTTAGCACTGCCAAGTAATTTCATTGACAGACTGATTTCAGAAATGGAGCAACTGGAAAAAGAAGAGACGGCCCAGCTTGATGCTAAAGC ACTGAATTTATCAGAGCTACCCTATTGCGATCGTTTGCAAAGAGTGAAAGAACTTATGGAAAGAAACAGCGTGAGCATTGAGGAGGTCATATCCGAATTGG GGAATGGCATCGCTGCGTTACAGTCGGTGCCCACTGccatcttctgtgttctgcattGTTTGGAGCCAAGGGAAGGGCTACCAGAGCAATTCGGAGGCCTGGAGATGACGATAGCCTACAGCTTGGCTCTGGGTGGTGACACAGACACCATTGCTTGCATGGCAGGCGCAATCGCTGGAGCACATTATGGCATTGAGACCATTCCCCAGAGCTGGCAGAAGAGCTGTGAAGGGGTGGAGGAAGCTGATGCTTTAGCAAAGCGATTATACAGTCTGTACACAACACAGTGTGGTGAGGACAGGGGGATTGCAAGCTGCAACAATAATCAACCGCACACACATGCTGGTCATCACCGCACTACAAAAACTGACTGA
- the cinp gene encoding cyclin-dependent kinase 2-interacting protein isoform X1, giving the protein MLNISIYSRSYQLYGCIMSEATTPGRKGNLTGSARKLKDDAADWHNLILKWERLNDEGSTIATKIVNLGLSKKSVSESDVVMEGDSADMTHSESNLKPGNRELEDECVKLKDVVDKMANILLRMEKMVHAERWICELEAVQYGEKGRPAPLFLTWPIQLFADVSSKLYESYKQELALKQTILHELAHTSNADLSMVYLSSWLYQPYIEDSGKLQLESLLLETGHRSL; this is encoded by the exons ATGCtaaatatttctatttattcGAGATCGTACCAGTTATATGGCTGTATAATGTCTGAAGCCACAACTCCGGGAAGAAAGGGCAATCTGACAGGCAGTGCCAGAAAGTTAAAGGATGACGCCGCTGACTGGCACAATCTCATCCTGAAATGGGAACGCCTGAATGATGAGGGGTCCACCATTGCGACTAAAATAGTCAATCTAGGACTGAGCAAAAA ATCAGTAAGTGAGTCTGATGTTGTGATGGAAGGAGACTCTGCTGATATGACCCATTCAGAGAGCAATCTGAAACCGGGCAACAGAGAGCTGGAGGATGAATGTGTCAAATTAAAGGACGTTGTTGACAAaatg GCAAATATACTGTTAAGGATGGAGAAGATGGTCCATGCTGAGCGTTGGATTTGTGAGTTAGAAGCAGTTCAGTATGGAGAAAAAGGAAGACCAGCACCACTGTTTCTTACTTGGCCCATACAACTGTTTG CTGATGTATCTTCCAAACTTTACGAATCTTACAAGCAGGAGCTTGCCCTAAAGCAGACTATCCTACATGAATTAGCTCACACTTCTAACGCTGATCTCTCCATGGTTTATCTGTCATCATGGCTCTATCAACCTTACATTGAAGACAGTGGAAAACTGCAACTGGAAAGTTTGCTGTTGGAAACGGGTCACAGATCTCTGTAA
- the cinp gene encoding cyclin-dependent kinase 2-interacting protein isoform X2, with protein MSEATTPGRKGNLTGSARKLKDDAADWHNLILKWERLNDEGSTIATKIVNLGLSKKSVSESDVVMEGDSADMTHSESNLKPGNRELEDECVKLKDVVDKMANILLRMEKMVHAERWICELEAVQYGEKGRPAPLFLTWPIQLFADVSSKLYESYKQELALKQTILHELAHTSNADLSMVYLSSWLYQPYIEDSGKLQLESLLLETGHRSL; from the exons ATGTCTGAAGCCACAACTCCGGGAAGAAAGGGCAATCTGACAGGCAGTGCCAGAAAGTTAAAGGATGACGCCGCTGACTGGCACAATCTCATCCTGAAATGGGAACGCCTGAATGATGAGGGGTCCACCATTGCGACTAAAATAGTCAATCTAGGACTGAGCAAAAA ATCAGTAAGTGAGTCTGATGTTGTGATGGAAGGAGACTCTGCTGATATGACCCATTCAGAGAGCAATCTGAAACCGGGCAACAGAGAGCTGGAGGATGAATGTGTCAAATTAAAGGACGTTGTTGACAAaatg GCAAATATACTGTTAAGGATGGAGAAGATGGTCCATGCTGAGCGTTGGATTTGTGAGTTAGAAGCAGTTCAGTATGGAGAAAAAGGAAGACCAGCACCACTGTTTCTTACTTGGCCCATACAACTGTTTG CTGATGTATCTTCCAAACTTTACGAATCTTACAAGCAGGAGCTTGCCCTAAAGCAGACTATCCTACATGAATTAGCTCACACTTCTAACGCTGATCTCTCCATGGTTTATCTGTCATCATGGCTCTATCAACCTTACATTGAAGACAGTGGAAAACTGCAACTGGAAAGTTTGCTGTTGGAAACGGGTCACAGATCTCTGTAA
- the znf839 gene encoding uncharacterized protein znf839, translating into MADNEDDNNSASSSAAAKMENVDSGGSLQSEATQTAAGGENNPQGESNEPCTVNPSEEGGVDQGLTEVTLMHSDSGMDVKVVDGNITQEVIGQIVAGEVVTDPSIIASYIQSAAEAGVTAECTTVSGEVLSALSPTTTIIYVQPDGSFVESSGLSAEEQQQLIEQLAKQQLVHVAGSEAALKSTAPIVDVQQLIVNKAQVIAQAETAAAYTTSPKTLQRAVTSHPTSHITFDATNLQAAAAIQPQPVSVVQNASQQLQSAAKQVALQHSQNGAHTTSSKAGEPIQIQVQIPPKSDNKQPQTTPITIFQPHNLSAGQPIVKVSTIGTLSSPQVIHITPMPGQQQYFLQNPNDPPIQLLLQKPTPVVSTITVPVTHTVVPAASVVKYPSAKPAISPAPTTKIFVPTCKPAVVQAMPTKILTPSAKPALVQTTTTKVLTPSIKPAVLQGTPTKVLPPSVKPSVVLTPPAKILAPSPKPGAVPATPTKILTPSTEVLSPPAKITMPTKVVTASTQATGKEKPKVKNREKKPQKIKTRSGRVSRPPKHKVKDYKFIKNEDLAESHQSDSDDYSEISVEDEDGEERRKKSSDVTLNLRDKAFKCETCEKAYIGVAGLNRHYKLNPTHDKNQTASRAEDDSNITEEQATGTEVPDSSLAKVQSIQKVQETLNVEVRRPGRPRGPGRPGRPRRPGRPPKRGRPGRPPKYPGGMSLEQQAQRQRNRLREFIKQYDDEDLMEIVLPRLARVMTVWEFVLMKVEKGYPSKQQFPSVYREFEQLHSQVKEMALEYLHTSPASRPAIEVNNMGVLQSLGITDPNALKLLNSSEGQQSQKTDQPEIRTNQATKSLRNIENAKMLPPAKRFKIENCNEETNGYQVNQNGIQKDETADVSSVLRKPQVVLTRLENLTSVGVTAEDGTQNIENAAPPRTEEEPMETDPPPSDSDNTKPDEDPDPEISKVLNSSVAVDIADQMKQLEQALSTDLECKNSQEPPLQEVQEAQADALEEPAANQEVQAVLEQESPVIIQTAEGLVMQSAEELAAKGIVIVNGPDGTMMHIEAPEGVPLETVHALLGIETERKT; encoded by the exons ATGGCGGACAATGAAGACGATAATAATTCAGCGTCCAGCTCTGCTGCAGCTAAAATGGAAAACGTGGACTCCGGCGGCTCTCTGCAGTCCGAGGCAACACAAACTGCAGCCGGGGGTGAAAACAATCCCCAGGGAGAGAGTAATGAACCATGCACCGTGAACCCGTCTGAAGAAGGGGGCGTTGATCAAGGCCTCACCGAGGTAACGTTAATGCACAGCGACTCGGGGATGGATGTGAAAGTTGTGGACGGTAACATTACTCAAGAAGTGATCGGGCAGATAGTGGCCGGCGAGGTAGTGACCGATCCGAGTATCATAGCGTCTTATATTCAGAGTGCTGCGGAGGCTGGTGTGACCGCTGAATGCACCACCGTCAGCGGTGAAGTCTTGAGCGCGCTCTCGCCGACGACCACTATCATTTACGTGCAGCCTGACGGCAGTTTTGTGGAGAGTTCGGGGTTGTCGGCCGAGGAGCAGCAACAGTTAATCGAGCAGTTAGCAAAACAACAGTTAGTCCATGTGGCGGGGAGCGAGGCGGCTTTGAAATCCACGGCTCCCATCGTGGACGTGCAGCAGCTTATAGTGAATAAAGCGCAGGTGATCGCCCAGGCAGAGACCGCTGCTGCTTATACAACGAGCCCGAAGACCCTGCAGAGAGCTGTCACGTCGCATCCGACATCTCACATTACGTTTGATGCGACTAATTTGCAGGCGGCGGCGGCGATTCAACCGCAGCCCGTGAGCGTCGTGCAGAACGCGTCGCAGCAGCTGCAGAGCGCCGCCAAACAGGTCGCGCTGCAGCACTCGCAGAACGGCGCGCACACGACCAGCTCAAAG GCAGGTGAGCCCATCCAAATTCAAGTGCAGATCCCACCGAAGTCAGACAACAAGCAGCCCCAGACAACTCCAATTACAATTTTTCAGCCACATAATCTCTCTGCCGGTCAGCCGATTGTAAAGGTATCAACTATAGGGACATTGAGCAGCCCACAGGTGATCCACATTACGCCTATGCCTGGACAACAGCAGTATTTCTTACAAAACCCAAATGATCCTCCTATCCAGCTTCTCCTTCAGAAACCAACTCCTGTGGTTAGCACCATTACTGTTCCCGTCACCCATACGGTTGTTCCTGCGGCTTCCGTGGTCAAGTACCCATCAGCCAAACCTGCTATCAGCCCAGCCCCGACTACAAAGATCTTTGTACCGACATGCAAACCTGCTGTTGTCCAAGCCATGCCTACAAAGATCCTCACGCCATCAGCCAAACCTGCCCTGGTCCAAACCACGACCACAAAGGTTCTTACACCGTCAATCAAACCTGCCGTTCTCCAAGGCACGCCCACTAAGGTCCTGCCACCGTCAGTCAAACCCTCTGTTGTCCTAACTCCCCCCGCAAAGATCCTTGCACCATCACCCAAACCCGGTGCTGTCCCAGCAACACCCACAAAGATCCTCACCCCGTCTACGGAAGTTTTATCCCCTCCAGCCAAGATTACAATGCCTACCAAAGTCGTAACTGCTTCAACCCAAGCCACCGGAAAGGAAAAACCGAAAGTGAAGAATCGAGAGAAGAAGCCACAAAAAATCAAGACCCGCTCCGGTCGGGTGTCCAGACCACCTAAGCACAAGGTGAAAGACTATAAGTTTATTAAAAACGAGGATTTAGCAGAAAGCCACCAGTCGGACTCGGATGACTACTCTGAGATTAGTGTGGAGGATGAGGATGGAGAGGAGCGCAGGAAGAAGAGCTCGGATGTGACCCTCAACCTTCGTGACAAAGCCTTTAAATGTGAAACCTGTGAGAAAGCCTACATTGGTGTCGCTGGTTTGAACAGACACTATAAGCTAAATCCCACACATGACAAGAACCAGACAGCCTCCCGAGCAGAAGACGACAGCAACATTACAGAGGAACAAGCAACAGGAACTGAAGTTCCTGATTCTAGTCTTGCAAAAGTACAAAGTATTCAAAAA GTTCAAGAAACTCTGAATGTCGAAGTCAGGAGACCCGGGCGGCCCAGAGGACCAGGGAGACCTGGTCGCCCTAGAAGGCCTGGTCGACCACCTAAGAGAGGACGTCCAGGACGGCCACCCAAATATCCCGGAGGAATGAGTTTGGAGCAACAAGCACAAAGACAGAGAAATCGTCTGAGAGAA TTTATTAAGCAGTACGATGATGAAGACCTCATGGAAATAGTTCTTCCACGTCTAGCCAGAGTCATGACCGTATGGGAGTTTGTGTTGATGAAG GTGGAAAAGGGCTATCCATCAAAGCAACAGTTCCCTAGTGTGTATCGAGAGTTTGAGCAACTACACAGCCAGGTGAAAGAGATGGCCCTGGAGTATCTTCATACTTCACCAGCCAGTCGGCCAGCTATAGAGGTCAACAACATGGGG gtTTTACAATCTCTAGGTATAACAGATCCTAATGCGCTGAAACTCCTGAATTCCTCAGAAGGGCAACAGAGTCAAAAGACAGATCAGCCAGAGATAAGAACAAATCAAGCCACCAAGAGCCTGCGGAACATTGAG AATGCCAAAATGTTGCCTCCTGCAAAAaggttcaagatagaaaactgcAACGAGGAAACAAACGGCTATCAAGTTAACCAGAATGGCATCCAGAAGGATGAGACAGCAGATGTCTCCTCTGTGCTCCGAAAGCCTCAGGTGGTGTTGACCAGACTGGAGAACTTGACTTCTGTAGGTGTAACTGCTGAAGATGGCACACAGAACATCGAAAATGCTGCTCCCCCGAGGACGGAGGAAGAACCGATGGAAACAGATCCCCCACCTTCTGATTCCGACAATACGAAACCTGACGAAGACCCCGATCCGGAGATCTCCAAGGTTCTAAACAGCAGCGTGGCTGTCGATATCGCAGATCAGATGAAACAACTGGAACAGGCTTTGAGCACAGACCTAGAATGTAAGAACTCCCAAGAACCCCCTCTGCAAGAGGTTCAAGAGGCCCAGGCCGATGCTCTTGAAGAGCCCGCAGCCAATCAGGAGGTCCAGGCTGTACTTGAGCAAGAATCTCCGGTTATTATCCAGACGGCCGAGGGGCTTGTTATGCAAAGCGCAGAGGAGTTAGCTGCCAAAGGCATTGTCATCGTCAACGGGCCCGATGGGACCATGATGCACATCGAGGCGCCCGAAGGGGTTCCTTTAGAGACCGTTCACGCCCTGCTCGGCATTGAAACCGAAAGAAAGACTTGA